GCGGTGGCGTCTGATTGAGGACGAAGGCAAATCGGCGTTTGAGCCTGCGAATAGCGATGATCGTCGGTATTGCGGCTTCGATGTCGGCTGGGCTCGGACGAGCCGGGATCAGGCAAAGATCGGCCCTGGCGATGGCGTGCATGGCCAGCGCGTTGCTCGTGGCGGCGGTATCGACGATCGCGAGCCAGATCCCCTCGGCCTCGAGGCGCGATAGTGCCCGCTCGATTTCGGCGGGATCGGCGACCCGATCGACGCGCGGATAGGGCCTGCCGCGCCGCTCTTTCCATTTCGATATCGTGCCCTGTGGATCCGCCTCGACGAATGCGACGCGCTCATTGGTCTCCATCCCCGCGACTGCAAGTCCGACGGCTAGCGTGCTCTTGCCGCTCCCGCCTTTTTGCGTGACCAGAGCAAGGACGTACATGTCCGCGCATCCCTGGATGACAACAACGTGACGACGCAGAACTAATCGTACAAATGGAGCCTACCAAACGCGAAGCGTACCACTCCATATCGTGAGTCGCGTCAAGCGTGAGCGTGGAACTCACAACAAATCCATACTGCCCACGGAAACAGCTCTCCTTCAATCTTTCCGTTGGCACGATTAGCGGCGCGGCCTGTCTCTTCGCCGAGCTGCCCCTAGTCCGAGCTGCGCTGTGGAGCGCAACGTCGTCCAACCTAAACGTGACGAAGAGCGGCACTCTTTCGGGAGACTTTCATTGGAGACTTCGTTCGATCGCCACTGCCT
This genomic interval from Bradyrhizobium sp. NP1 contains the following:
- a CDS encoding ParA family protein, producing the protein MYVLALVTQKGGSGKSTLAVGLAVAGMETNERVAFVEADPQGTISKWKERRGRPYPRVDRVADPAEIERALSRLEAEGIWLAIVDTAATSNALAMHAIARADLCLIPARPSPADIEAAIPTIIAIRRLKRRFAFVLNQTPPRGCRLTEAATSLNSLGVLALPYVGQRNDHQDALGAGLGVTEFAHEGRASEEIRELWRWVLKKLVEGSFDHEQHANRVAG